A region of Pongo pygmaeus isolate AG05252 chromosome 15, NHGRI_mPonPyg2-v2.0_pri, whole genome shotgun sequence DNA encodes the following proteins:
- the C15H14orf28 gene encoding uncharacterized protein C14orf28 homolog isoform X2: protein MKTLFEEIKASIKNNYNQDRSFWRPVLPWGGVFTIKAGRKAVSCTPLYVEIRLKNTCTIDGFLMLLYVILNENENFPRELSLHFGREFVDCFLYLMDTYSFTTVKLLWIWDKMEKQQYKSEVHKASLIIDLFGNEHDNFTKNLENLMSTIQESYCSNWRCPTRVQEDQQRTINIKCGGLREFSQRVFCHGAPPFVVLNMQHWKSEDLAYVPYYLDLSDHKYLLEGATLFNKEEHHYSAAFQIGGHWMHYDGLRNVNLILLNKPPEFLLLSSLVYIRATEK, encoded by the exons aTGAAGACACTGTTTGAAGAGATCAAagcatcaattaaaaataactataaccaAGATCGATCATTTTGGAGGCCTGTTCTTCCTTGGGGGGGTGTTTTTACTATCAAAGCTGGCCGCAAAGCAGTATCCTGTACACCACTCTATGTTGAAATAAGACTGAAAAATACCTGCACCATAGATGGATTCTTGATGTTATTATATGTCAttcttaatgaaaatgaaaatttcccTAGGGAACTCTCTCTTCATTTTGGCAGAGAGTTTGTagactgttttctttatttaatggACACCTACAGTTTTACAACTGTGAAGCTACTTTGGATTTGGGACAAGATGGAAAAACAGCAATACAAATCTGAAGTCCATAAAGCTTCATTAATAATTGATTTGTTTGGGAATGAGCATGATAATTTtacaaaaaatcttgaaaatctCATGTCTACCATTCAAGAGAGTTACTGTTCCAACTGGCGATGCCCAACTCGAGTGCAGGAGGATCAACAGCGCACAATTAATATAAA gtgtggtggcttaagAGAATTTTCCCAACGAGTTTTCTGCCATGGGGCACCCCCTTTTGTTGTCTTAAATATGCAACATTGGAAATCTGAAGATCTGGCATATGTACCCTATTACTTGGATTTGTCTGATCACAA GTATTTGTTGGAAGGTGCCACATTATTTAACAAAGAGGAACATCATTATTCTGCAGCTTTCCAGATTGGTGGACATTGGATGCACTATGATGGGCTCAGAAATGtgaatttaattttgttaaataaaccCCCAGAGTTTCTCCTCTTGTCATCATTGGTTTATATTCGAGcaacagagaaataa
- the C15H14orf28 gene encoding uncharacterized protein C14orf28 homolog isoform X1 — translation MKTLFEEIKASIKNNYNQDRSFWRPVLPWGGVFTIKAGRKAVSCTPLYVEIRLKNTCTIDGFLMLLYVILNENENFPRELSLHFGREFVDCFLYLMDTYSFTTVKLLWIWDKMEKQQYKSEVHKASLIIDLFGNEHDNFTKNLENLMSTIQESYCSNWRCPTRVQEDQQRTININPPQEIPHGNLIRLAVNELFCSKIELCEEHGCGGLREFSQRVFCHGAPPFVVLNMQHWKSEDLAYVPYYLDLSDHKYLLEGATLFNKEEHHYSAAFQIGGHWMHYDGLRNVNLILLNKPPEFLLLSSLVYIRATEK, via the exons aTGAAGACACTGTTTGAAGAGATCAAagcatcaattaaaaataactataaccaAGATCGATCATTTTGGAGGCCTGTTCTTCCTTGGGGGGGTGTTTTTACTATCAAAGCTGGCCGCAAAGCAGTATCCTGTACACCACTCTATGTTGAAATAAGACTGAAAAATACCTGCACCATAGATGGATTCTTGATGTTATTATATGTCAttcttaatgaaaatgaaaatttcccTAGGGAACTCTCTCTTCATTTTGGCAGAGAGTTTGTagactgttttctttatttaatggACACCTACAGTTTTACAACTGTGAAGCTACTTTGGATTTGGGACAAGATGGAAAAACAGCAATACAAATCTGAAGTCCATAAAGCTTCATTAATAATTGATTTGTTTGGGAATGAGCATGATAATTTtacaaaaaatcttgaaaatctCATGTCTACCATTCAAGAGAGTTACTGTTCCAACTGGCGATGCCCAACTCGAGTGCAGGAGGATCAACAGCGCACAATTAATATAAA TCCTCCCCAAGAAATTCCACATGGAAACTTGATAAGACTGGCTGTGAATGAGTTATTCTGTTCCAAGATTGAACTGTGTGAAGAGCATGG gtgtggtggcttaagAGAATTTTCCCAACGAGTTTTCTGCCATGGGGCACCCCCTTTTGTTGTCTTAAATATGCAACATTGGAAATCTGAAGATCTGGCATATGTACCCTATTACTTGGATTTGTCTGATCACAA GTATTTGTTGGAAGGTGCCACATTATTTAACAAAGAGGAACATCATTATTCTGCAGCTTTCCAGATTGGTGGACATTGGATGCACTATGATGGGCTCAGAAATGtgaatttaattttgttaaataaaccCCCAGAGTTTCTCCTCTTGTCATCATTGGTTTATATTCGAGcaacagagaaataa